In Devosia chinhatensis, the following are encoded in one genomic region:
- a CDS encoding Ku protein — MPASRPIWKGQLRLSLVAIPVELFSAAKTSAKPSFRQIHEPTGKPIHYEKVVAGVGPVDKDEIIKGFEYEKGDYVLLTDDEIDAVKLETRKTLELTQFVGACEIDPIYYDKSYFVVPTDELAEDAFRVIRDALRKTQKVGLGQLSMRGKEYLAAIKPSGTGLMLETLHYEDEIRKSDPFFSQISGKKAEAELLDVATALIEKKTAPFDAAAFKDHYGTALRELIGRKMKAKGRKISTDKDDAPARPSGENVVDLMAALKESLEGGGKAKSTARRKPASSAKAPAKSTASKSGSGTSSRKKAS, encoded by the coding sequence ATGCCCGCTTCCCGCCCGATCTGGAAAGGCCAGCTCCGTCTCTCGCTGGTCGCAATCCCCGTCGAATTGTTCAGCGCCGCCAAGACCAGCGCGAAGCCCAGCTTCCGGCAGATCCACGAGCCGACGGGCAAGCCTATTCACTACGAGAAGGTGGTGGCAGGCGTCGGGCCGGTGGACAAGGACGAGATCATCAAGGGCTTCGAATACGAGAAGGGCGATTATGTCCTGCTCACCGACGACGAGATAGATGCGGTCAAGCTCGAGACCCGCAAGACGCTGGAGCTGACGCAGTTCGTGGGCGCCTGCGAGATCGACCCCATCTATTACGACAAGTCCTATTTCGTGGTGCCGACGGACGAGCTGGCGGAAGACGCGTTCCGGGTGATCCGCGACGCGTTGCGCAAGACGCAGAAAGTCGGACTGGGGCAGCTTTCGATGCGCGGCAAGGAATATCTGGCGGCGATCAAGCCGAGCGGCACCGGGCTCATGCTCGAGACGCTGCATTACGAGGACGAGATCCGCAAATCAGACCCCTTCTTCAGTCAGATTTCGGGCAAGAAGGCGGAGGCCGAGCTGCTGGACGTGGCGACAGCGCTGATCGAAAAGAAGACAGCGCCCTTCGATGCCGCGGCCTTCAAGGATCATTATGGCACGGCCCTGCGCGAGTTGATCGGTCGCAAAATGAAGGCCAAGGGGCGCAAGATCAGCACAGACAAGGACGATGCCCCTGCCCGGCCGAGCGGCGAGAATGTCGTTGACCTGATGGCGGCGCTCAAGGAAAGCCTCGAAGGCGGCGGCAAGGCCAAGAGCACGGCGCGGCGCAAGCCCGCCAGCAGCGCCAAAGCGCCGGCCAAGAGCACCGCAAGCAAGTCGGGTAGCGGCACGAGCAGTCGCAAGAAGGCGAGCTGA
- a CDS encoding YcbK family protein: MSRFFRAIALVFISAAVIAGCVPMAMFASSSGAGYSGVRQDWGTFVSSNTVNALCISPKLRFVIWEFEGHFGKKIVMNSGYRNAFHNASAGGAENSYHTKCMAADFYIPGVPKAELIAFAMRTDSVGGLGCYPGRNFIHVDVRDRPRGRRSPVTFSGC, translated from the coding sequence ATGTCTCGCTTCTTTCGCGCCATCGCCCTTGTCTTCATCAGCGCCGCGGTCATCGCAGGCTGTGTGCCCATGGCCATGTTCGCCAGCAGCAGCGGGGCTGGATATTCCGGCGTCCGGCAGGACTGGGGCACATTCGTGAGCTCGAACACTGTGAACGCGCTCTGCATCTCACCCAAGCTGCGTTTCGTCATCTGGGAGTTCGAGGGACATTTCGGCAAGAAGATCGTGATGAATTCCGGCTATCGCAATGCGTTCCACAATGCCTCGGCGGGCGGCGCGGAAAATTCCTATCATACCAAGTGCATGGCAGCCGACTTCTACATTCCAGGCGTTCCCAAGGCCGAGCTGATCGCCTTTGCCATGAGAACCGACAGCGTCGGCGGGCTGGGCTGCTACCCCGGACGCAACTTCATCCATGTCGATGTGCGCGATCGTCCGCGCGGCCGACGCAGCCCCGTGACGTTCTCAGGCTGTTGA
- a CDS encoding cold-shock protein encodes MGAKVNGEDGNAVGLSRTGESTHDSATPVDHNSQVDVIQISGSIKWFDAGKGFGFIVPDNGMADVLLHVTCLRRDGYQTAYEGARIVVEALNRPGGLQAFRIVSMDESTALHPSQMPAPRTHVVVEPTSGMVRLEVKWFNRIRGFGFLSAGEGTPDIFVHMETLRRFGITELRPGQFVLVRYGNGPKGLMVAEIRPDGWGDAPSSH; translated from the coding sequence ATGGGGGCCAAGGTCAACGGCGAGGACGGTAATGCCGTCGGCCTGTCCAGGACAGGCGAGAGCACGCACGACAGCGCTACTCCTGTTGACCACAATTCCCAGGTCGACGTCATCCAGATCAGCGGCAGCATCAAATGGTTCGACGCAGGCAAGGGCTTCGGCTTCATTGTGCCTGACAATGGCATGGCCGATGTTCTGCTGCACGTGACCTGCCTGCGCCGCGACGGTTACCAGACAGCCTATGAAGGCGCGCGCATCGTCGTTGAGGCGCTGAACCGCCCGGGCGGGCTGCAGGCCTTCCGCATCGTTTCCATGGACGAATCGACGGCGTTGCATCCTTCGCAGATGCCCGCGCCGCGCACCCATGTCGTGGTCGAGCCGACCTCGGGTATGGTTCGCCTCGAAGTGAAGTGGTTCAACCGCATCCGCGGATTCGGCTTCCTGTCGGCCGGCGAGGGCACGCCCGATATCTTCGTGCATATGGAAACGCTGCGCCGCTTCGGCATCACCGAATTGCGCCCCGGCCAGTTTGTTCTGGTGCGCTACGGCAATGGCCCCAAGGGCCTTATGGTGGCCGAAATTCGTCCGGATGGTTGGGGCGACGCGCCGTCGTCGCATTGA
- a CDS encoding DUF192 domain-containing protein, with protein sequence MKGPLAVLNLSFLPSARRLSPALAGLVGALALSIPLSALADETQLVIQSANGDHAFTVEVVDTPESRARGLMFVEDLAPDAGMLFDFEAERLVSFWMKNTLIPLDMLFITADGTISNIHVNAVPHDETSIPSEGPVQYVLEIPGGRSVELGIEAGDTVTHPRID encoded by the coding sequence GTGAAAGGCCCCTTGGCCGTGCTCAACCTTTCGTTCCTGCCATCCGCCCGCCGTCTGTCACCTGCCTTGGCTGGCCTCGTTGGCGCTCTCGCGCTCAGCATCCCGCTTTCCGCGCTCGCCGACGAGACACAACTGGTCATCCAGTCGGCCAATGGCGATCATGCCTTCACTGTCGAAGTGGTCGACACGCCCGAGAGTCGCGCCCGCGGCCTGATGTTCGTCGAGGACCTGGCCCCTGACGCGGGCATGCTGTTCGACTTCGAGGCGGAGCGGCTGGTGTCCTTCTGGATGAAGAACACGCTCATTCCGCTCGACATGCTCTTCATCACTGCCGACGGCACGATCAGCAATATTCACGTCAATGCCGTCCCGCACGACGAGACGTCCATCCCCTCGGAGGGACCGGTGCAATATGTGCTGGAAATTCCAGGCGGCCGGTCTGTCGAGCTGGGCATCGAAGCGGGCGACACGGTAACCCACCCGCGCATCGACTAG
- the ligD gene encoding DNA ligase D, which produces MASKAEDLLQDYKAKRNFAKTQEPAGDAVKAGKSGRGSFVVQKHDATRLHYDFRIELDGVLKSWAVTKGPSNNPADKRLAVRVEDHPLEYGGFEGTIPEDEYGGGTVMLWDQGTWEAIGDPHEGLEKGDLKVRLFGERMKGEYVLVHMKGRDTKRKSGPDRENWLLIKHRDGYARDKNTLTTRFTRSVATGRDFKGIASGAAPTKSSRIEADAVWHSDPEEAEKADQKTRVTQKAKGGATPDFRPVQLATLVDAVPAGDGWLFEMKYDGYRCVAAVEGKSVRLFTRNGLDWTEQFGALVEPLQKLGIGSALIDGEVCAFDDKGRTDFTTLKNVLSGGGRLEYFAFDLLELDGKDLTKKPLVERKAALEGLLGKATRRDPIQYSSHVTGHGQKVFDALCRDGHEGVIAKRAQDPYRGDRTKSWLKIKCLKRQEFVIGGWSPSSKRKGFASLLVGTWDKGKLLYRGRVGTGFSQDLLGELDGKLKALESKDSPFDAVPRERARGAHWVRPELVAEIAYTELTGDDILRHPSFVGLRGDKPAKEVSMENPIRLDDGEEVAERLGVRLTSPERVVYPGQGITKAQIVAYYEDVAEAMLPHIENRPLSLVRCPQGRAKQCFFQKHDTGGFPEQLLSKAIAEKDGEKKDYFYIKELAGLVAGTQMNVLEWHIWGSRFLAVEKPDRMVFDIDPDEDLPFSAITEAATDIRDRLTDLGLNSYPLVSGGKGIHVIVPLKPTKPWPEIKAFCRALAQSMATDEPDRFTANLSKARRKGRLFIDYLRNERGSTAISPWSVRSREGAPVAAPVEWDEVKGLTKANGFSLAAAAGRARDAGAWSGYFEEKQQLTVKMLKALNAEVES; this is translated from the coding sequence ATGGCCAGCAAGGCAGAGGACCTGCTCCAGGACTACAAGGCCAAGCGCAATTTCGCCAAGACGCAGGAGCCGGCCGGGGATGCGGTCAAGGCCGGCAAATCGGGGCGCGGCAGCTTCGTGGTGCAGAAGCATGATGCCACGCGGCTGCATTACGATTTCCGCATCGAGCTCGATGGCGTGCTCAAGAGCTGGGCGGTGACCAAGGGGCCGTCCAATAATCCGGCGGACAAGCGCCTCGCCGTGCGGGTGGAAGACCATCCGCTTGAATATGGCGGGTTCGAGGGCACGATACCCGAGGACGAATATGGCGGTGGGACCGTGATGCTCTGGGACCAGGGCACCTGGGAGGCTATCGGCGATCCGCATGAGGGGCTGGAGAAAGGCGACCTCAAGGTTCGTCTCTTCGGCGAGCGGATGAAGGGCGAATATGTGCTGGTGCACATGAAGGGCCGAGACACCAAGCGCAAGAGCGGGCCGGACCGCGAGAACTGGCTGCTGATCAAGCATCGCGATGGCTATGCGCGGGACAAGAATACGCTGACCACGCGGTTTACGCGCTCCGTGGCGACGGGACGTGATTTCAAGGGCATCGCCAGTGGTGCGGCGCCCACCAAGTCATCCCGGATCGAGGCGGACGCGGTGTGGCATTCCGACCCGGAGGAAGCGGAAAAGGCCGACCAGAAGACGCGAGTGACGCAGAAGGCAAAAGGCGGAGCCACACCTGATTTTCGCCCCGTGCAGCTGGCGACGCTGGTGGACGCGGTTCCGGCCGGAGATGGCTGGCTGTTCGAGATGAAGTATGACGGCTATCGCTGTGTCGCCGCCGTGGAAGGCAAAAGCGTGCGGCTATTTACCCGTAACGGGCTAGACTGGACCGAGCAGTTCGGGGCGCTGGTGGAGCCGCTGCAAAAGCTCGGGATCGGATCGGCCCTGATCGATGGCGAGGTCTGCGCCTTCGATGACAAGGGGCGGACTGATTTTACCACGCTGAAGAATGTGCTGTCGGGCGGCGGGCGACTGGAATATTTCGCTTTCGACCTGCTCGAACTCGACGGCAAGGACCTGACCAAGAAGCCGCTGGTGGAGCGCAAGGCAGCGCTCGAGGGACTTTTGGGCAAGGCGACGCGCAGGGACCCGATCCAGTATTCCTCCCATGTCACGGGGCATGGGCAGAAGGTGTTCGATGCGCTGTGCCGAGACGGGCACGAGGGCGTCATCGCCAAGCGGGCCCAGGACCCCTACCGCGGCGATCGGACCAAGAGCTGGCTCAAGATCAAATGCCTCAAGCGGCAGGAATTCGTCATCGGCGGCTGGTCTCCCTCAAGCAAGCGGAAGGGTTTCGCCTCGCTGCTGGTGGGCACATGGGACAAAGGCAAGCTGCTCTATCGCGGGCGCGTGGGAACCGGATTTTCGCAGGATCTGCTGGGGGAGCTCGACGGCAAGCTCAAGGCGCTCGAAAGCAAGGACAGTCCGTTCGATGCCGTGCCGCGCGAGCGGGCGCGTGGCGCCCATTGGGTGCGACCGGAGCTGGTGGCGGAGATTGCCTATACCGAGCTGACAGGCGACGACATTCTTCGCCATCCCAGCTTCGTAGGCCTGCGCGGCGACAAGCCGGCCAAGGAGGTCAGCATGGAAAATCCAATCCGATTGGACGATGGCGAGGAGGTTGCCGAGCGCCTTGGCGTGCGCCTGACATCGCCGGAAAGGGTAGTCTATCCAGGCCAGGGCATCACCAAGGCGCAGATCGTCGCCTACTACGAGGATGTCGCCGAGGCGATGCTGCCGCATATCGAGAACCGGCCGCTGAGCCTCGTTCGATGCCCGCAGGGCCGGGCCAAGCAATGCTTCTTCCAGAAGCACGACACGGGCGGCTTTCCCGAACAGCTCCTGTCCAAGGCAATTGCCGAAAAGGACGGGGAGAAGAAGGACTATTTCTACATCAAGGAGCTGGCCGGGCTTGTGGCGGGTACGCAGATGAACGTGCTTGAATGGCATATCTGGGGATCGCGCTTCCTGGCGGTTGAGAAGCCGGACCGCATGGTCTTCGATATCGACCCTGACGAGGACCTGCCGTTCTCGGCCATTACCGAGGCTGCGACCGATATTCGGGATCGGCTGACGGACCTTGGTCTCAATAGCTATCCGCTGGTTTCGGGCGGCAAGGGCATCCATGTGATCGTGCCGCTCAAGCCGACCAAGCCCTGGCCGGAGATCAAAGCATTCTGCCGTGCGCTGGCGCAGAGCATGGCGACGGACGAACCGGATCGTTTTACCGCCAATCTGTCGAAGGCCCGCCGCAAAGGGCGGCTGTTCATCGATTATCTGCGCAATGAACGCGGGTCGACCGCTATCTCACCTTGGTCGGTGCGCTCGCGCGAAGGCGCGCCGGTAGCCGCACCGGTGGAATGGGACGAGGTGAAGGGGCTGACCAAAGCCAATGGCTTCTCGCTGGCTGCAGCGGCCGGGCGTGCACGGGACGCGGGTGCCTGGAGTGGCTATTTCGAGGAGAAGCAGCAGCTAACCGTGAAGATGCTGAAGGCGCTCAATGCCGAGGTAGAGAGTTGA
- a CDS encoding DNA topoisomerase IB gives MRLAQQVLDRMRADEMGPAPSLAFSSDEEAGWKRQKRGTGFTYLDADGNRPLESDLARIRALAIPPAWQNVWICKDACGHIQATGRDEKGRKQYRYHAGWTEHRSTTKFHTLRDFAKVLPGLREQVQSDLRRRTLGYERVVASVVWLLDNSLIRVGNPAYARDNKSFGLTTLRHRHVEITGAKLHFHFKGKSGKEWKLQLADRRIAGILKSLQDMPGQHLFQYESDNGRCAISSRDVNDYIAAFAGPGITAKHFRTWAGTVRAFGLLADNDVPETKTGQASTLNAIIDQVAGRLGNTRAVCRSCYIHPAILESWQAGALTRSGRLKPIDGLDEDEVETTAFLKRLARNRS, from the coding sequence ATGAGGCTGGCACAACAGGTTCTGGATCGCATGCGCGCCGACGAAATGGGGCCGGCGCCAAGTCTGGCCTTTTCATCCGACGAAGAGGCGGGATGGAAGCGCCAGAAGCGCGGCACCGGTTTCACCTATCTGGACGCTGACGGCAATCGGCCCTTGGAAAGCGATCTGGCGCGTATCCGTGCTCTTGCCATTCCCCCCGCCTGGCAGAATGTCTGGATTTGCAAGGACGCGTGCGGTCATATCCAGGCGACTGGGCGCGATGAGAAGGGGCGCAAGCAATATCGTTACCACGCGGGCTGGACCGAACATCGCAGCACGACCAAGTTTCATACCTTGCGCGATTTCGCCAAGGTGCTGCCCGGGCTGCGCGAACAGGTGCAAAGCGACCTGCGCCGTCGCACGTTGGGCTATGAGCGCGTCGTTGCCTCGGTGGTCTGGCTGCTCGACAACAGCCTGATCCGTGTCGGCAATCCCGCTTATGCGCGCGATAACAAAAGCTTCGGCCTCACCACCTTGCGCCACCGCCATGTGGAGATCACCGGTGCGAAGCTGCATTTCCATTTCAAGGGCAAGTCGGGCAAGGAATGGAAGCTTCAGCTGGCGGATCGCCGCATTGCCGGCATTCTCAAATCCCTGCAGGACATGCCGGGCCAGCATCTTTTTCAGTATGAAAGTGACAATGGCCGCTGCGCCATCTCTTCGCGCGACGTAAATGACTATATCGCCGCCTTTGCTGGGCCGGGAATCACCGCCAAGCACTTCCGCACCTGGGCCGGCACCGTCCGTGCATTCGGCCTCTTGGCCGACAACGACGTGCCGGAGACCAAGACCGGGCAAGCCAGCACCCTCAATGCCATCATCGATCAGGTCGCCGGCAGGCTGGGCAATACCAGGGCCGTCTGTCGCTCATGCTACATCCACCCCGCCATTCTCGAATCATGGCAGGCCGGCGCACTCACCCGCTCCGGCCGCCTCAAGCCCATTGATGGCCTTGATGAAGACGAAGTGGAAACTACCGCTTTCCTGAAAAGGCTCGCCCGGAACCGGTCCTAG
- a CDS encoding VOC family protein, translating to MKYLHTMVRVTNVEESLRFYCEGLGLEEVRRTENEKGRFTLIFLRAPGDAGGEVELTYNWDPETYTGGRNFGHLAYRVKDIYALCQHLSDMGVVINRPPRDGHMAFVKSPDGISIELIQDGHLDPQEPWASMANTGSW from the coding sequence TTGAAATATCTGCATACGATGGTGCGCGTCACCAATGTCGAGGAAAGCCTCCGGTTTTACTGCGAAGGGCTGGGCCTCGAAGAGGTGCGGCGCACCGAAAACGAGAAGGGTCGCTTTACCCTTATTTTCCTGCGCGCCCCCGGCGATGCCGGCGGGGAAGTCGAGCTGACCTATAACTGGGACCCAGAGACCTATACGGGCGGCCGCAATTTCGGCCACCTCGCCTATCGGGTTAAGGACATCTACGCCCTTTGCCAGCACCTGTCCGACATGGGCGTTGTCATCAACCGTCCGCCACGCGATGGCCACATGGCTTTCGTCAAATCCCCGGACGGCATCTCGATCGAGCTGATTCAGGACGGCCATCTCGATCCGCAGGAACCCTGGGCCTCGATGGCCAATACCGGCAGCTGGTAA
- a CDS encoding ArsR/SmtB family transcription factor yields MSRKTKAPIALYSALADATRCRILEILADGPIPVHRLADAFAISRPAISRHLRVLKEAGLVAEVKKGRENLYAFRSKKLDKAQAWIAVMAAPRDVSAQVETPVAADAGRPNVSPVIEITAAGVEPAPQKPTRKPVRPPEPAAVALNQMGFDF; encoded by the coding sequence ATGAGCCGTAAGACCAAAGCCCCGATCGCCCTATATTCCGCGCTTGCCGACGCGACCCGCTGCCGGATCCTCGAGATCCTGGCCGATGGACCCATTCCGGTGCATCGCCTCGCCGACGCCTTTGCCATCAGCCGCCCCGCCATCTCCCGTCACCTGCGGGTGCTCAAGGAGGCTGGCCTTGTTGCCGAGGTGAAGAAGGGCCGCGAAAACCTCTATGCCTTCCGCTCCAAAAAGCTCGACAAGGCTCAGGCCTGGATTGCCGTCATGGCCGCGCCGCGGGACGTTTCGGCGCAAGTGGAAACACCTGTCGCCGCAGACGCTGGACGACCCAACGTCAGCCCAGTCATCGAGATCACCGCGGCCGGCGTCGAGCCCGCCCCTCAAAAGCCGACACGCAAGCCCGTGCGCCCGCCCGAGCCGGCGGCCGTCGCCCTCAACCAGATGGGCTTTGATTTCTAA
- a CDS encoding LacI family DNA-binding transcriptional regulator — translation MRQLQKTPTIQDVARAAMVSTATVSRALSTPERVSESTRARISAAIHETGYTLNQAARSLRQRVAKTILVALPDIRNTFFSSILDAIEREATSRGYDVIVANLYFGQDTARRLQNYMLSNRADGLILFDGSLRAETLTAFALPPYSVPVVMACEEVSNNNFPTVVTDNEVAAIRATRHLLDLGHRRIGHIMGPDSNVVAQDRLSGFRKAMDKAGIAVRPDWIFRGNFEMASGFAAASRYMALAEKPSAMFAANDESAIGFLSGLRRHGLECPRDISMVGFDDLDVAAHYLPPLTTMRQPRETLGRIAAETLIDMLEEAELARGPTRIVLTSELVVRDSTAQAKDAG, via the coding sequence ATGCGCCAGCTGCAGAAAACGCCTACCATTCAAGATGTTGCGCGCGCCGCCATGGTGTCCACCGCAACCGTGAGTCGTGCCCTCTCCACCCCTGAACGGGTAAGCGAGAGCACCCGCGCCCGCATCTCGGCCGCGATCCATGAAACCGGTTACACACTCAATCAGGCGGCCCGCTCATTGCGCCAGCGCGTGGCCAAAACCATCCTCGTGGCGCTCCCCGATATCCGAAACACGTTCTTTTCCTCCATTCTCGACGCCATCGAGCGGGAGGCGACCAGCCGGGGCTATGACGTGATCGTGGCCAATCTCTATTTCGGCCAGGATACGGCGCGGCGGCTGCAGAACTACATGCTGTCCAACCGCGCCGACGGGCTCATCCTCTTCGACGGCTCGCTCCGGGCGGAGACGCTGACCGCTTTTGCCCTGCCGCCCTATTCGGTGCCGGTGGTGATGGCCTGCGAGGAAGTGTCCAACAACAACTTCCCCACCGTCGTGACCGACAACGAGGTCGCTGCGATCCGGGCAACGCGGCACCTGCTCGATCTCGGTCACAGGCGCATAGGCCACATCATGGGCCCGGACAGCAATGTCGTCGCGCAGGACCGGCTTTCGGGATTTCGCAAGGCCATGGACAAGGCGGGCATCGCGGTTCGCCCGGACTGGATCTTTCGCGGCAATTTCGAAATGGCGAGCGGCTTTGCGGCGGCCTCGCGCTACATGGCGCTCGCGGAAAAGCCCTCGGCGATGTTCGCGGCAAACGACGAATCGGCGATCGGCTTTTTGTCAGGGCTGCGCCGGCACGGGTTGGAATGTCCGCGCGACATCTCGATGGTAGGGTTCGACGATCTCGACGTTGCGGCTCATTACCTGCCGCCCCTGACCACCATGCGCCAGCCGCGCGAAACGCTGGGTCGCATCGCCGCCGAAACGTTGATCGACATGCTCGAAGAAGCCGAGCTCGCCCGGGGGCCGACGCGAATCGTGCTGACGTCCGAACTCGTGGTCCGTGACAGCACCGCACAGGCGAAAGACGCGGGATAG
- a CDS encoding HAD family hydrolase, translating to MPQTRADPLADNANRPTIVLFDLDGTLVHHVNPRVLQMLEFLDDCSHKGARLAARFRLMRRQCSAERQPRLIVHRAIHKVRRKSVEDMLVPCESMRTVLARLRSEGVTLGVVSNGLGRGYGHDVLKAFDLQKYFSTAVFREDVARGKPWPDSITLALTRIGRELRSSDVIWYIGDQRKDIMAAQAASALVGRQIRPFALGARAALAAVEARLSPSQIVWSASDFERHVASAFDMDERRLSLIDPLPAPLL from the coding sequence TTGCCACAAACGAGGGCTGATCCACTGGCTGATAACGCGAACCGACCCACCATCGTGCTGTTCGATCTCGATGGGACATTGGTGCATCACGTCAATCCGCGCGTGTTGCAGATGCTGGAATTCCTGGACGATTGCTCGCACAAGGGCGCCCGTCTGGCGGCACGCTTCCGGCTGATGCGCCGGCAATGCTCCGCAGAGCGCCAGCCGCGCCTGATCGTTCATCGCGCCATCCACAAGGTTCGCCGCAAGTCGGTGGAAGACATGCTGGTGCCCTGCGAGTCGATGCGCACTGTGCTGGCGCGGCTGCGCTCGGAAGGCGTCACGCTGGGCGTGGTGAGCAACGGCCTGGGACGCGGCTATGGCCATGACGTGCTCAAGGCCTTCGACCTGCAGAAATATTTCAGCACGGCTGTGTTTCGCGAAGATGTGGCGCGGGGCAAGCCCTGGCCCGATTCCATCACGCTGGCGCTGACCCGGATCGGCCGTGAGCTGCGCAGCTCGGACGTGATCTGGTATATCGGGGACCAGCGCAAGGACATCATGGCCGCTCAGGCGGCTTCCGCCCTGGTGGGCCGGCAGATCAGGCCGTTTGCGCTCGGTGCGCGGGCGGCACTGGCGGCTGTCGAGGCGCGGCTGTCGCCATCGCAGATCGTCTGGAGCGCCAGCGACTTCGAACGCCATGTCGCCTCCGCTTTCGACATGGATGAGCGGCGGCTATCGCTGATCGACCCCCTGCCCGCACCCCTGCTTTAG
- the trhA gene encoding PAQR family membrane homeostasis protein TrhA, with amino-acid sequence MTSATETSIPIIHDSRRAYSVAEKVADAAVHILGLVGAIAAGSILLTLALTHTAPEAFPSLLIYVATLIVVLGVSLAYNLYPASRMKHYLARLDQAAIFLFIAGSYTPFLAILGGTPTGTVMMSLVWGASLVGVALKLIVPQRFGRIAIALYLAIGWSGVLVFQSLGQALPASTLWLLLAGGMTYSAGIVFHLWEKLRFQNALWHVFVVAGASLHLWAVIDCMVIARL; translated from the coding sequence ATGACCAGCGCGACCGAGACGAGCATTCCCATTATACATGACAGCCGCCGCGCCTATTCGGTCGCCGAGAAAGTGGCCGACGCTGCGGTGCATATCCTGGGTCTCGTGGGTGCCATCGCCGCCGGTTCGATCCTCCTGACGCTGGCGTTGACGCATACGGCGCCCGAGGCGTTTCCATCGCTACTGATTTACGTCGCCACGCTGATCGTGGTGCTGGGCGTGTCCCTGGCCTACAATCTCTACCCGGCGTCACGCATGAAGCATTACCTGGCGCGGCTGGACCAGGCGGCGATCTTTCTGTTCATTGCCGGCTCCTATACGCCGTTCCTGGCCATCCTGGGCGGCACGCCGACCGGCACGGTGATGATGAGCCTGGTCTGGGGAGCGTCGCTGGTCGGGGTGGCGCTCAAGCTGATCGTGCCGCAGCGATTCGGTCGGATCGCGATTGCGCTCTATCTGGCGATCGGCTGGAGCGGGGTGTTGGTTTTCCAATCGCTGGGACAGGCCCTGCCCGCTTCCACGCTATGGCTGCTGCTGGCCGGCGGCATGACTTATTCCGCCGGCATCGTGTTTCATCTCTGGGAAAAGCTACGCTTCCAGAACGCCCTGTGGCATGTTTTCGTCGTGGCAGGGGCGAGCCTGCATCTGTGGGCCGTGATCGACTGCATGGTGATCGCACGGCTCTAG